The region GGCAGTAACGATGCCTGTAGTCGGGTAAAGATAGACGAAACTGGAAGGCAGGTTGTCTCAATCGCAAATGGATCACCATCCAGAGGGACTAAGTAATCTTTTCCTTGCGAACAAACACCATAGCCACTGAAGAAAAACCAGAGCGAATCACCTGGTTTGAAGCAATTTTGTGCCAGTAATTCAAGCCAACTCAGCAAGTTCACACGAGTTGGAGCAGTCGGTTTTCCCCAAATTTGAGGAGAGGTATCGGTAAATAGTAAGCACTGTTGGGCAGGAAACCGAGCTTCATCAATCAAAAATTGGTGCAGCGCTTGAGCGTCTCGCTGGGCACAGCTCAACGGTTGAAATAATTGATAGTTATCTAGCCCAACAATAATTGCCCACTGTCTCATCACAGATGCCCCATGTGTACCTTGGTTACTAGCATTCCCAATTACTTACTTCAACCTAACGGAATCACTAAAGTCCCAAACTGAGAAAATCTCAAACTGGTCGATATTTCAAGGTTAATATTTCAAAATTAGCCGCTGAACAGTCTTCGTAAGATAATTCATTCACTCTTAATAAAATTCTCGACCACTTTAAGTGGTTAAGGTTCACCACAATTTAATCAAATCACTTTGCAAAGTGGAGGCAAAATGGACAGATACAAAACAAGGTTTCAGCCATTTAGATATAACTCCTAATTAATACTATAAGGGCTATTTTCGATTAGCTTATTAAATTGGTGTCTAGGAAAACTCCAGAGACGTTCGTGAGGAGAAGCGAGATGGCAAAAAGACGATACAGCTATCAGTGGTTATTCAGTGGAGTCGCTGGCTTGTGCTGCTTAACGGGGGGATGGATTGTGCGGGATGCGATCGCTCCCCTAGCCGCTCACGCCTACGTTGCTAGAGTGGATATTGTGCTGGACATTCAGCCAGGAGAAAGCTACGAAGCCTTTTTAAGTCGGGCTGAAACCGTTGCCAGAGCTGCCATTCAGCGTAGCTTTGATCGAGATATTCTAACGTCTGAAGTCTATGCCATTATCGTTGGGCAACGACAAGGCGCAAGTGTGCAAGTTTTGTCAGCCCAAATGAGCCGCAACCAGTGGCGTAGTCGCCCCGATCCGCGTCGTTGGGCTACTTATTATCCCAGTGCCAGGATTTTGTTAGGCTTCGGTGCACCTACTCGTGGCACTCCCCAAGTGGCTCCTGCTACTGCAACCCCTCAACCAACCTCCATTGAAGTGCAAAGTATTCCTGTTGTCCCATCCATTCCCATCCCACCCTCCACTCCTTTAACAAAACCGCCCTCTGAATCCGCTCCAGATTCCACCTCGCCGCAGCCCAATCTACCAGACCAAACGCCACCCAATACGGCTCCGGGTACAACACCGTTACCGCCGCCTCAATTGGTACGCTAGCCCATCAGTTGGAGACAGCAGACCCTAAAACTTCATCTCATACCCAAACAGGTTAGGATTCACGTCGTCTAGTTTCAGGTCGGCTAACCCATACTCTGCCCAGCGCTGATCTACCATTGCGGCAGTATCGGGGTCGGGTTTGAGGGTTTCACTCCAGGGGCGATCGCTCTCCGGGTACATTTTGGTCGTAGCATCAATGCCCATCCGGCTGCCCAACCCTGGCTTTTCGGTGGCAAAATCCAGCGAGTCAAAAGGATTATCTGGCAGTATGAACACATCTCGCGCCGGATCAACTTTGGACGTGATTGCCCACACCACTTGACGCGGATCCCGAATCTTAATGGTCTTATCCACCACAACTACAAACTTGGTGTAGTTGAACTGAGGCAGTGCTGTCCAGAATGCCAATGCTGCCCGTCGGGCATGACCAGGATAGGCTTTGTCAATGGAAATTACGGCTACCTTATAGGACAAGCCCTCCATTGGCAAGAAGAAATCGACAATTTCCGGGACTTGCTGCCGCAAAATCGGTGTATAAATTCGGTTAAGCGCGATCGCCATCATCGCATCTTCTTTTGGGGGGCGACCGCTAAATGTGGTGAGATAAATTGGGTCTTTACGGTGCGTCATGCAGTGGAAGCGCAGCAGTGGAGCTTTTTCATTCACACCACCGTAATAGCCCATATGATCACCAGCGGGACCATCGACCGCAACTTCACCGGGCGTAATCGTCCCTTCCAGAACAAATTCGGAATCTGCCGGAACCTCCAGATCCACAGTCTTGCATTTTGCTAGATGAATGCCTTTGCCCCCATACAAACCTGCAAACAGCCATTCTGATAGATCGATAGGTAACGGGGTAGCAGCTGCCATGATTACGAGCGGATCAACCCCCAGTGCGATCGCTACATCTAACTTCTTGCCCATTTCAGCGGCTTTACGAAGATGGCGTGTTGCCCCACGTACCGACAACCACTGTACCGTCATCGTATTTTTCGACTGAAGTTGAAGCCGATACACTCCAACATTAACAATCTTCGTCTCTGGATCCTTGGTAATCATTAGGCCCAAGGTCAACACTTTCCCCGCATCGCCAGGATAAACGCGCAGTAGTGGAATTTGGTTGAGATCCACATCATCATTTTTGAGCACGATTTGCTGGCAGGCTGGAAACAAGTCGCGATCGGGCTTTGCCTTAATCACATCAAACAACGCCTTGCCCAATTCGACTGCTTGCGAAATCTTCTTGGGGGGACGCGGTTGATACAGCAACGCCAGCTTGTTGCCGAGCGTCTCCAGTTCTGCTGGGTGTTCCATGTTCATCGCCCAGCACACACGCTCCACCGTTCCCATCAGGTTAATCGCAACAGGATAAGGCGACCCTTTCACATTTTCAAACAGTAAGGCTGGACCACCACTTTGCAACATCCGATTGGCAATTTCGGCAATCTCCAGATTGGGATCGACCAACGCCTGAATGCGCCGCAGTTTTCCCCTTTCCTCCAGTAACTTGATAAACCCTCGCAGATCTCTCGCCATGATGAAGCAATGTAAAGCCTTCACCTTTCATTATGCGGCGGTTTGGCGACAGAATTCTTTAATCTCATGGCAGCGGTAAGCCCTCGCAATGCTTTCTAGAAACGTGTTTGTCGGAAATTCAGCAATGACTTGACTAAACACTAAATCAATAAGGGCATGCTCAAAAATTGGAGAGAGTCCGAGTAGGCTGGGTATTCATTCTCTCCTTGTCAATCTAAGTGCTGTGATACCCAAACCAGCTAATCCGGTATCGAACCTTTGGGTGTTCTAGCATTGAACCGAGTCAAACAAATGTTTCTTTCAGTACTCATTAAGGATTAGTTAGGGCATTTTAGGTAGAGGAATCCGCACAACCTGATCTTCTGGAGAAATATAGTAGCTTGCTGTAGCTCTCCTCAAGTTTTACTCAAGAGAGAATGTTAGGCGCTGTGAACAATGCAACGATCCGTCAAGTGAGTGCTGCGATCTATCAAGCAGTGCTGGCGATGCGACAGAGTCACCCTGAATGGTTGCATGAGAGGTATCGATCGCTACCCTGGGAGCAAGAATCTCATAAGACAGCATTCATCTCCAAATTAGAGCTAAAGCTGAGCAAAGCCCCAAATCCAGAAAGTCTCCTGACTGAAGTTGAAATTGTGTTGAAACTACTGGCAACTGCGGCGTATTTTCAGACGGTTGAGTTTCAGCAGTTATGGGCTGATTTGAATTCGATGCTGCAACCGTCCGTCAGTTCTCAAAACCAAGCCACCGAAACCGAGCAATCAGTTCAATCTGAAGTAGCCGAGGTAGAGGCAGATAACGCGATCGCAATTCTGCTGCTCGATGCCGAAAATCTCAAACCGGATGTTGCAGTCGAAGCCTTCTTAGCGAAAGCCTGCACCTATCCGCTCCGAGTCAAAATTGCCTTTGCCAACTGGCGCAACCAGGGAAAATACGATGCGGAACTGCACAACCGCCACTATGACCTGATTCATGTCCCAAATGGCAACGATATGGCAGACGGCAAGATGCTCGTGGTTGGTTCATCCATTCGCGATCGCTACCCCGCCGTCAAAGAAGTCCTGGTCTGCTCTTCTGACAAAGTGATGTCTAATCTCTGCACCAAGTTGCGGCAAGAGGGATTAACGGTGTTTCAAGTGCGCCAACAATGTGACGTAATCATCGTCACTAACAGCGAGACAGGAACTCATGCCACCTATTCCACAACCCAGCTACCTGCAATCCCTTGTCTGGAAGACTGCATTGCCCAGCTTAAAGAAATTATCAGAGGAGAACAGCAACACGGCAGTGCCTGGGTTAGACTTTCCAAAGTTTCCAAACTGTTTCGTGATCAAATGGGAGTAGCCGTCAGTCAGGTTGTTGCTACGCACTCTCCAGGCAAGAAAGCAAGAGATTTGTTTGTGGACCATCCCCAGCATTTTGCGATTCATCAACCCCCTAAACAAACAGAACTGTACGTCAGCCTGTTTGAAGACATTGCTTTAGCGCCCATTAAACCCTCTCCCCAGCAAGAGGGTGAGGCTCATCAAAACGGCAAGCAACCGAATTCTCAACCTGTATCCACCTTAGAAACAGCCCAAGCTTCAGTCACATTTCAGTCTCGGAGCCAGTTAGAAAAAGCCATCTTGCAGCTTGTTAGCAACCTCACGGATGAGCGATCAAATAACTTTACAGATATCTCAACCCTTGGGAGCCAGTTTCATATCCGCTACCGCCAACCAATCACGGCAGTGATCAAACAATTGCAGCTTAACCAGCGATTTCCAGCCTTCTTAAAATCCTGTGATGCTTTGCTAGTGGAACAAAAAGGCAAGGTTTGGCAAGTTCGCCTGCGTACTCGTTCGCAGGTTTGATTAGGAAGATTATGGGCTTTAAGCAAAAGCACTCGTCTTAAATAATTTTTTCTGATGTGAAAAGGGAGTGACAAACTTGTGACGTTGCCGTATATTGAAATGGTGTGAGGAGCGAACCAGCGAGACCGCCGAGACGAAACACGGACAGTCGTCGGCGGTCTTTCTGATCTTAGAGAACCTTTATAGCAAGAATTCTTCGATCGCCGCTGCCACGCCATCCGCTTCGACACTCGGTGCCACCCAGTTAGCGATCGCTTTTACGGGGTCCGGTGCATTCCCCATCGCCACACCTATTCCAGCGTACTGAATCATTTCCAGGTCGTTAAAGTTGTCGCCTACCACCATCACATTTTCAGGTTGAAGTCCCAGGTATTCTTCCGCCAGGTATTGCACGGCAGTTCCTTTATTTACCAGTGGATTGGTTGCTTCGAAAAAGGTGGCAACCGATTTCGTGAGATAGAGTTCGGTGGGTAGGTAGCGCTGCCGTAACTCGATCAGCAGAGTATTAATCAGATCGACATCATCTGCCAGCGCTAAAACTTTGGTGGGTTCTTGATGTAGCGTCGTGCGGAGATCACCAACCGGAATCGCTTGAATTGTCGAGCGATCAAGATAATCTTCTGTTTCAGGGGTCATTTCACGGACGTAAAGCTGGTCATTGATGTAAAAGTGCACCGACAGCCTGGCTCGTAAGTCTGGTTGC is a window of Leptolyngbyaceae cyanobacterium JSC-12 DNA encoding:
- a CDS encoding hypothetical protein (IMG reference gene:2510098127) — protein: MAKRRYSYQWLFSGVAGLCCLTGGWIVRDAIAPLAAHAYVARVDIVLDIQPGESYEAFLSRAETVARAAIQRSFDRDILTSEVYAIIVGQRQGASVQVLSAQMSRNQWRSRPDPRRWATYYPSARILLGFGAPTRGTPQVAPATATPQPTSIEVQSIPVVPSIPIPPSTPLTKPPSESAPDSTSPQPNLPDQTPPNTAPGTTPLPPPQLVR
- a CDS encoding UbiD family decarboxylase (IMG reference gene:2510098128~PFAM: 3-octaprenyl-4-hydroxybenzoate carboxy-lyase~TIGRFAM: UbiD family decarboxylases) encodes the protein MARDLRGFIKLLEERGKLRRIQALVDPNLEIAEIANRMLQSGGPALLFENVKGSPYPVAINLMGTVERVCWAMNMEHPAELETLGNKLALLYQPRPPKKISQAVELGKALFDVIKAKPDRDLFPACQQIVLKNDDVDLNQIPLLRVYPGDAGKVLTLGLMITKDPETKIVNVGVYRLQLQSKNTMTVQWLSVRGATRHLRKAAEMGKKLDVAIALGVDPLVIMAAATPLPIDLSEWLFAGLYGGKGIHLAKCKTVDLEVPADSEFVLEGTITPGEVAVDGPAGDHMGYYGGVNEKAPLLRFHCMTHRKDPIYLTTFSGRPPKEDAMMAIALNRIYTPILRQQVPEIVDFFLPMEGLSYKVAVISIDKAYPGHARRAALAFWTALPQFNYTKFVVVVDKTIKIRDPRQVVWAITSKVDPARDVFILPDNPFDSLDFATEKPGLGSRMGIDATTKMYPESDRPWSETLKPDPDTAAMVDQRWAEYGLADLKLDDVNPNLFGYEMKF
- a CDS encoding hypothetical protein (IMG reference gene:2510098129); its protein translation is MLGAVNNATIRQVSAAIYQAVLAMRQSHPEWLHERYRSLPWEQESHKTAFISKLELKLSKAPNPESLLTEVEIVLKLLATAAYFQTVEFQQLWADLNSMLQPSVSSQNQATETEQSVQSEVAEVEADNAIAILLLDAENLKPDVAVEAFLAKACTYPLRVKIAFANWRNQGKYDAELHNRHYDLIHVPNGNDMADGKMLVVGSSIRDRYPAVKEVLVCSSDKVMSNLCTKLRQEGLTVFQVRQQCDVIIVTNSETGTHATYSTTQLPAIPCLEDCIAQLKEIIRGEQQHGSAWVRLSKVSKLFRDQMGVAVSQVVATHSPGKKARDLFVDHPQHFAIHQPPKQTELYVSLFEDIALAPIKPSPQQEGEAHQNGKQPNSQPVSTLETAQASVTFQSRSQLEKAILQLVSNLTDERSNNFTDISTLGSQFHIRYRQPITAVIKQLQLNQRFPAFLKSCDALLVEQKGKVWQVRLRTRSQV
- a CDS encoding HAD-superfamily hydrolase, subfamily IIB (IMG reference gene:2510098130~PFAM: haloacid dehalogenase-like hydrolase~TIGRFAM: Cof subfamily of IIB subfamily of haloacid dehalogenase superfamily; HAD-superfamily hydrolase, subfamily IIB), yielding MQQPTLTNQVTQPTAATRDIQLLVLDIDGTIAGESNEIREPVKQAVRAAQAKGIQVAIATGRMYQSALRFHRDLGATLPLMVYQGALIKDPATETVHRHWTVPAQLANALLDYFEQPDLRARLSVHFYINDQLYVREMTPETEDYLDRSTIQAIPVGDLRTTLHQEPTKVLALADDVDLINTLLIELRQRYLPTELYLTKSVATFFEATNPLVNKGTAVQYLAEEYLGLQPENVMVVGDNFNDLEMIQYAGIGVAMGNAPDPVKAIANWVAPSVEADGVAAAIEEFLL